A window of Rattus norvegicus strain BN/NHsdMcwi chromosome 14, GRCr8, whole genome shotgun sequence contains these coding sequences:
- the LOC120096701 gene encoding peptidyl-prolyl cis-trans isomerase FKBP2-like → MSVSNQKKTPEPSINPPKNSLAIHSSDEGFVRAPVLTAIGLEEAGGRDMRPTGKLEDGTEFDSSLPQNQPFVFSFGTGQVIKGWDQGLLGMCEGEKQKLMMPSELGYGKRGAPPKIPGGATLVFEVEVLKIERRSEL, encoded by the exons ATGTCTGTTTCAAATCAGAAGAAGACCCCAGAGCCATCCATTAACCCTCCCAAGAATTCACTGGCCATTCATTCATCTGACGAAGGCTTTGTCAGGGCCCCAGTCCTGACTGCCATCGGTCTtgaggaagcaggaggaagagacatGAG GCCCACGGGAAAGCTAGAAGATGGGACGGAGTTTGACAGCAGCCTACCACAGAACCAGCcctttgttttctcctttggCACTGGCCAGGTCATCAAGGGCTGGGACCAGGGGCTACTGGGGATGTGTGAAGGGGAAAAGCAGAAGCTAATGATGCCGTCTGAGCTGGGGTATGGAAAGCGGGGAGCCCCCCCAAAGATACCGGGTGGAGCAACCCTGGTGTTTGAGGTGGAGGTGCTCAAGATTGAGAGACGTTCAGAACTGTAG